From a single Bryobacter aggregatus MPL3 genomic region:
- a CDS encoding ABC transporter ATP-binding protein, whose translation MHSNSTAKAITIADLLRPHRTLLFFGVLAVVGEGVANLLDPWPLKIVLDGVIRSKMDAGWLNNWITSLVGTDPVGTLKIAVVATLGIATLGALCSYAERYITVSVGQGILHSLRRTLYSHIQRLSLSFHDQARTGDLISRATGDIDTIQGFVTSGFLGTIINLLTLFGIVGVMFYLNWRFTLIALSITPLLFLVVFSFTRRIRTATREARKKEGEIVSVIQEVLSSMRVVKAFAREDYEEKRLEEESLESIGIALQARGLKGMLVMLVEMIVAVGTALVLWFGAKLVLDGTLSAGSLVVFVFYLGKMYKPMQELSKMTDTYAKAAVAYQRINEVLEIDREVKDSPAARTMGPVRGEIRFENVSFSYEPGSPILKSLSFTIQPGQSAAFVGPTGAGKSTILSLIPRFYDPVSGVIKIDGVDLREYTQKSLRDQMSFVLQDNLLFHAPVWNNIAYGRPEASREEVICAAKEANAAEFIEKMPEGYDTMLGERGQTLSGGQRQRIGIARAIIRNTPILLLDEPSSALDAASEQVVFEALDRLMQGKTCIVIAHRLSTIRRADTIHVIEDGTIVESGSHDQLVAAGGVYAKLIAAQSPELPVLEPLAPTG comes from the coding sequence TTGCACTCTAACAGCACGGCGAAAGCCATTACGATTGCGGACCTGCTCCGTCCCCACCGCACGCTGCTTTTCTTTGGCGTGCTGGCGGTGGTGGGCGAGGGCGTGGCGAATCTTCTCGATCCCTGGCCCCTGAAGATCGTGCTTGACGGTGTGATCCGATCGAAGATGGATGCGGGCTGGCTCAACAACTGGATCACTTCCCTTGTGGGTACCGATCCAGTGGGTACTCTCAAGATTGCGGTTGTGGCCACCCTGGGAATCGCCACCCTGGGGGCGCTTTGTTCCTATGCCGAAAGGTACATCACCGTCAGTGTGGGGCAAGGGATTCTGCACTCTCTCCGGCGCACGCTGTATTCGCACATCCAGCGCTTGTCGCTATCCTTCCACGATCAAGCGAGAACTGGCGATCTGATCTCCCGGGCGACGGGCGACATCGATACGATCCAGGGCTTTGTCACCTCGGGCTTTCTGGGGACAATCATCAACCTGCTCACCCTGTTCGGCATCGTGGGGGTGATGTTCTATCTGAACTGGCGCTTTACTTTGATTGCGCTGTCCATCACTCCCCTGCTCTTTCTGGTGGTCTTCAGCTTTACGCGCCGCATCAGGACCGCCACGCGCGAAGCACGAAAGAAAGAGGGCGAGATTGTTTCGGTGATCCAGGAAGTGCTCTCTTCGATGCGCGTCGTCAAGGCGTTTGCCCGCGAGGACTACGAAGAAAAGCGGCTGGAAGAAGAAAGTCTCGAAAGCATCGGAATTGCCCTGCAGGCACGCGGCCTGAAGGGGATGTTAGTGATGCTGGTCGAGATGATTGTTGCGGTGGGTACGGCGCTGGTGCTCTGGTTCGGGGCCAAGCTGGTGCTCGATGGAACGCTTTCTGCCGGGTCTCTGGTGGTATTCGTTTTCTACCTTGGCAAGATGTACAAGCCGATGCAGGAGCTCTCGAAAATGACGGATACCTATGCGAAGGCGGCGGTTGCCTACCAGCGCATCAACGAAGTGCTCGAGATCGATCGGGAGGTCAAAGATTCTCCGGCGGCGCGCACGATGGGGCCGGTCCGAGGGGAGATCCGTTTCGAGAATGTGTCCTTCAGCTATGAGCCGGGCTCGCCGATTCTCAAGTCCCTGAGCTTCACCATCCAGCCCGGCCAATCTGCTGCTTTCGTTGGGCCGACAGGAGCAGGAAAAAGCACCATCCTTAGCCTGATTCCGCGCTTTTATGATCCTGTCTCTGGTGTCATCAAGATCGATGGGGTTGACCTCCGGGAGTACACGCAAAAATCGCTACGCGATCAAATGAGTTTTGTTCTTCAGGACAATTTGCTCTTTCATGCGCCGGTCTGGAACAACATTGCATACGGAAGGCCTGAGGCCAGCCGGGAAGAAGTGATCTGCGCGGCAAAAGAAGCCAACGCCGCCGAGTTTATCGAGAAGATGCCGGAAGGCTATGACACGATGCTCGGCGAGCGGGGCCAGACACTTTCCGGCGGCCAACGGCAGCGCATCGGAATCGCGCGAGCGATCATTCGGAATACGCCGATTCTGCTCCTGGACGAACCGAGTTCGGCGCTCGATGCCGCCTCGGAGCAGGTGGTCTTTGAGGCGCTGGACCGGCTGATGCAGGGCAAGACCTGTATCGTCATTGCCCATCGCCTGTCTACCATTCGCCGTGCCGATACCATCCACGTCATCGAAGACGGCACTATTGTCGAGAGTGGAAGTCACGATCAGCTTGTCGCCGCAGGGGGCGTCTATGCGAAGCTCATTGCGGCTCAGTCGCCAGAGCTCCCGGTGTTGGAGCCGCTGGCGCCAACGGGCTAG
- a CDS encoding glycoside hydrolase family 88 protein, whose amino-acid sequence MIQFELPTDRARFEDALAFAQNQVKALVTNSPGFYPVYTKDGKWKHEGESWTHWCDGFFPGMMWIFSKHAKFDTAFWKAKAIEYTKPLEARKTDREVYDQGFLYFSTYYRWLDVDKDPVHREVLITAGTTLSQRFQEKGGYLRSFVAPNSLFIDSMMNVGIIFYAARETGDKRLREIAIRHALTVRKNLVRGDGSVAQEGIFDTDSGEFLEQSTHQGFRRDSCWSRGLAWATYGFSMSYEYSRDPRFLATAEACADYYVTHANGDGIPPWDFRAPLEFRKLVDTSAAAITASALIRLSRLIQDPVKGHFYYNTAVRILRTLCDEYLGNQTSGWQGILQGGLYHMHRGLGINESAIWGDYFFVEALERILRH is encoded by the coding sequence TTGATTCAATTCGAGCTTCCCACAGACCGCGCCCGCTTTGAGGACGCACTCGCCTTTGCGCAGAACCAAGTCAAGGCTTTGGTCACCAACTCTCCTGGCTTCTACCCGGTCTATACCAAGGACGGAAAGTGGAAGCATGAGGGAGAGTCCTGGACGCATTGGTGCGACGGATTCTTTCCGGGCATGATGTGGATCTTCTCCAAGCACGCTAAGTTCGATACCGCATTCTGGAAAGCCAAGGCAATCGAGTACACCAAGCCGCTAGAGGCACGCAAGACAGACCGCGAAGTGTATGACCAGGGTTTTCTCTATTTCTCCACCTATTACCGCTGGCTGGATGTTGATAAAGACCCGGTCCATCGCGAAGTTCTCATCACTGCCGGCACAACCTTGTCCCAACGTTTCCAGGAGAAGGGCGGCTACCTGCGCAGTTTTGTCGCTCCGAATTCTCTGTTCATCGACAGCATGATGAACGTCGGCATCATCTTCTATGCGGCCCGTGAGACAGGGGATAAACGCCTGCGTGAAATCGCGATCCGCCATGCGCTGACCGTGCGGAAGAATCTGGTGCGCGGAGATGGTTCGGTGGCGCAGGAGGGAATTTTCGATACGGATAGCGGCGAGTTTCTGGAGCAGTCAACCCACCAGGGATTCCGTCGCGATTCCTGCTGGTCCCGTGGTTTGGCTTGGGCCACTTATGGCTTTAGCATGTCGTATGAGTACTCACGTGATCCGCGCTTTCTGGCCACGGCGGAGGCCTGCGCAGACTATTACGTGACGCATGCCAATGGCGATGGAATTCCCCCTTGGGACTTCCGCGCTCCGCTCGAGTTCCGCAAGCTGGTAGATACTTCAGCGGCCGCCATTACGGCCTCGGCCTTGATCCGGCTCTCGCGGCTGATCCAGGATCCGGTGAAGGGGCATTTCTACTACAACACCGCGGTTCGAATCCTGCGTACTCTTTGCGACGAGTATCTTGGCAATCAAACTTCTGGTTGGCAAGGCATTCTGCAAGGAGGGCTGTACCATATGCATCGCGGACTCGGCATCAATGAGAGCGCGATCTGGGGCGACTACTTTTTTGTCGAAGCGTTAGAGCGAATTCTGCGTCATTAG
- a CDS encoding CDGSH iron-sulfur domain-containing protein — MSAKVTIFNHGPIRIEGDFEIVDAQGAKYDLAGRAAIGLCRCGLSGNKPFCDGQHGKQGFESLCQAFALPAPKPKV, encoded by the coding sequence ATGTCAGCCAAAGTCACAATTTTTAATCATGGACCGATTCGCATCGAAGGAGATTTTGAAATCGTCGATGCCCAGGGTGCGAAGTATGATCTCGCCGGCCGTGCGGCCATTGGCCTCTGCCGTTGCGGCTTGAGCGGCAATAAGCCGTTCTGCGATGGGCAGCACGGCAAGCAAGGGTTCGAGAGCCTCTGCCAGGCTTTTGCACTCCCCGCACCGAAGCCGAAAGTCTAA
- the hpt gene encoding hypoxanthine phosphoribosyltransferase translates to MPDIASTFTPPKLRVLVPAEKIKERIEELGKQISADYQGPIIMIGILKGAFIFMSDLARVIENPTRIDFMGISSYGNSKSTSGEVRLTKDLDMSVEGLDVLVVEDIVDSGVTLTYLIHLLSQRRPRSIRIAALLDKPDRRMRPIKVNYCGFEIPDEFVVGFGLDYAEEHRNLKDICVLEG, encoded by the coding sequence ATGCCTGATATCGCCTCCACCTTCACTCCCCCCAAACTTCGCGTTCTAGTTCCTGCTGAAAAGATCAAAGAGCGGATCGAGGAACTGGGCAAGCAGATCAGCGCCGATTACCAAGGCCCGATCATCATGATTGGAATCCTCAAAGGCGCTTTTATCTTTATGTCCGATCTGGCGCGGGTCATTGAGAATCCCACCCGGATCGACTTCATGGGCATCTCCAGCTACGGGAATTCAAAGTCAACTTCCGGCGAGGTGAGACTCACCAAGGATCTGGACATGAGTGTCGAAGGGCTCGATGTTCTTGTGGTGGAAGATATCGTCGATAGCGGCGTGACGCTCACCTATCTGATCCACCTGTTGAGCCAACGGCGCCCGCGCTCGATCCGGATTGCGGCACTGCTCGACAAGCCGGACCGGCGCATGCGTCCGATCAAGGTGAACTATTGCGGGTTTGAAATTCCCGACGAGTTTGTGGTGGGTTTTGGTCTCGACTACGCCGAAGAACATCGCAATCTCAAGGACATTTGCGTCCTGGAGGGCTAG
- a CDS encoding Atg14 domain-containing protein codes for MRQSLFSRLLVLCLALPALASTPAIEKAKQDLARLRELATIGAVSRARLLQAEDALGDAQDEDTLHRLLYGSVGVEQLSEGQTQELLAAAQRRVERVAKTYGNLTDLVQQGVIPKSHIEDLELQLKDRRLALQLAENRAHIFQDLLNMAKAEELLQSVEPQEESAKPLVESFTGSGVFKDAHLKYVESAFQKQFHRPLPITAQGQSNLHTSFGFDHSGRVDVGVNPDDAEGKWLRSQLQTLRIPYIALRAMIPGQSTGPHIHIGLPSLRLKVPDLSSGNGAGGGLH; via the coding sequence GTGCGTCAAAGTCTTTTCTCGCGGCTGCTCGTGCTCTGTCTGGCGCTTCCAGCCCTGGCTAGCACTCCCGCCATCGAGAAGGCGAAACAGGATCTCGCCCGTCTCCGTGAGTTAGCCACAATAGGCGCCGTTTCCCGCGCCCGGCTGCTTCAAGCAGAAGACGCCCTGGGGGATGCCCAGGACGAAGATACACTGCACCGACTCCTCTATGGTAGCGTGGGCGTCGAGCAACTGAGTGAAGGGCAGACGCAAGAGCTGCTTGCCGCCGCCCAACGGCGTGTCGAGCGCGTGGCGAAAACATACGGCAATCTGACAGATCTGGTGCAGCAGGGCGTGATCCCGAAGAGCCACATCGAGGATCTGGAACTGCAGCTCAAAGACCGTCGCCTGGCTCTGCAACTGGCGGAGAATCGCGCACACATTTTCCAGGACCTGCTCAATATGGCAAAGGCGGAAGAACTCTTGCAGTCGGTGGAGCCGCAAGAGGAGAGCGCCAAACCTCTGGTGGAGAGCTTCACCGGAAGCGGTGTGTTCAAAGACGCTCATCTCAAGTACGTGGAATCGGCATTCCAGAAGCAGTTCCATCGGCCCCTGCCGATTACAGCGCAAGGACAGTCGAACCTGCACACCTCATTTGGCTTTGATCATTCGGGCCGGGTGGATGTCGGGGTGAATCCGGATGATGCCGAAGGAAAGTGGCTCCGCAGCCAGCTCCAGACTTTGCGGATTCCGTACATCGCACTCCGCGCGATGATCCCGGGCCAGAGTACGGGGCCGCACATTCATATCGGGCTTCCAAGCTTGCGCCTGAAAGTGCCAGACCTTTCGAGCGGCAACGGGGCTGGCGGCGGTCTACACTAG
- the rsfS gene encoding ribosome silencing factor, which produces MSNTPEIVHPEILAACRAAESKKALDLKILDLRNISSFTDYFLLCSGSNIRQNQAISDEIAKQLLELGLKATSVEGYGSANWILMDFGDFIVHIFSEESRGYYDLERLWGVAPAVAVPEEPVATS; this is translated from the coding sequence TTGAGTAACACCCCGGAAATCGTACATCCTGAGATTCTTGCCGCCTGTCGCGCCGCCGAATCGAAGAAAGCCCTCGATCTGAAAATTCTCGACTTGCGGAACATATCCAGCTTTACGGATTACTTCCTGCTTTGTTCCGGCAGCAACATTCGCCAGAATCAAGCGATCAGCGACGAGATTGCCAAGCAACTTCTCGAGTTGGGCCTGAAAGCAACCAGCGTCGAAGGTTATGGCTCCGCAAACTGGATTCTGATGGACTTTGGCGATTTTATCGTTCATATCTTCAGTGAAGAAAGCCGCGGCTACTATGACCTCGAACGTTTGTGGGGCGTCGCCCCTGCGGTGGCCGTGCCCGAAGAGCCTGTCGCCACCAGCTAA
- a CDS encoding cysteine hydrolase family protein: MPTLYLDIDTQLDFVFPAGALYVPGAEWILPQVEKLNREAIEQGHSLLATVDAHTENDPEFVSWPPHCVQGSLGQRKPERLTVPGLRILEKQNVNCFTNPQMEEFLREKGITRAVVYGVVTEICVLHAAYGLLDRGIEVTLRTDATKELNSAARDQFFQTVRARGGQIL; this comes from the coding sequence TTGCCAACTCTCTATCTCGACATTGACACCCAATTGGATTTTGTTTTTCCCGCTGGAGCCTTATATGTACCGGGTGCAGAGTGGATCCTGCCTCAGGTAGAAAAGCTGAATCGGGAAGCCATCGAGCAGGGGCATTCCCTGCTCGCCACTGTGGATGCCCACACGGAGAATGATCCGGAATTCGTCTCCTGGCCTCCTCATTGCGTCCAAGGGAGCTTGGGGCAACGGAAGCCGGAGCGATTGACCGTTCCGGGCCTCCGGATTCTCGAGAAACAAAACGTGAATTGCTTCACGAATCCACAGATGGAAGAGTTTCTCCGGGAAAAGGGAATTACGCGGGCTGTTGTTTATGGCGTGGTCACAGAGATCTGCGTTCTGCATGCTGCTTATGGCTTGCTTGATCGAGGGATCGAGGTGACTTTGCGTACAGACGCGACGAAGGAACTCAACAGTGCCGCGCGCGATCAGTTTTTTCAGACGGTCAGAGCGCGCGGCGGTCAGATTCTTTAG
- a CDS encoding glycosyltransferase has product MIHRLKRFPIIRRLSYFLKIRSFESQFNPVLNAAKCGALLIHAAVLRSVRPTASLLSLCRAHQVLMRSIPSKGLLGAWNRQIEASLRRACAPAGLVDQSEKIVRAVPQIGSARLVNSAIVLKAPRDRNGLQVERGVLLLKNTSWCETYHRAADFRSLLQHYSVVVEPSWSGYADPKLLALTQYRSDKILVTASYQGDFQLIQALQSNLVPIWMGASDWVHPEIFHPLPNVEREFDAVLNARWHVVKRHHLLFDAMRKMADPSYKLAIVAPHHDDEGDRALLLDMIRIYGLSQQITIYENLDAAGVNEVLNRSKVNLLLSRQEGSNRAIFEGFFAGVPGLAFENHIGLSKMHFHPDTGRLIEESDLLENLLYFRSHWKDFNPRPWALANIAPVVTTAKLNTILKEMALARGEEWSSDIVPKCNVPNIRYYPVHESGAALPTGEELLQRFPATRSHARHHSQ; this is encoded by the coding sequence TTGATCCATCGCTTAAAGCGGTTCCCTATTATCAGAAGACTTTCTTATTTCCTGAAGATTCGCAGCTTTGAATCGCAGTTCAATCCTGTTCTGAATGCAGCCAAATGCGGGGCTCTGTTGATTCATGCGGCTGTGCTCCGGTCTGTTCGCCCCACTGCGTCGCTGCTGTCCCTTTGCCGGGCCCACCAGGTGCTGATGCGCTCGATTCCGTCGAAAGGCCTGCTCGGGGCCTGGAACCGTCAAATTGAGGCTAGTCTTCGCCGGGCCTGTGCTCCCGCTGGTTTGGTGGATCAGAGTGAAAAGATCGTGCGCGCGGTGCCTCAAATCGGCTCTGCCCGGCTGGTCAACTCGGCGATTGTGCTGAAGGCGCCACGAGATAGGAACGGGCTGCAGGTTGAGCGCGGAGTCCTGCTTCTCAAGAACACCAGTTGGTGCGAGACGTATCATCGCGCCGCCGACTTTCGCTCCCTGCTCCAGCACTATTCAGTAGTCGTGGAGCCGAGCTGGTCTGGTTATGCCGATCCGAAGCTCCTGGCCTTGACGCAATACAGAAGCGACAAAATTCTGGTGACTGCCTCCTATCAAGGGGATTTCCAGTTGATCCAGGCGTTGCAATCGAATCTGGTGCCGATCTGGATGGGGGCCAGCGACTGGGTGCATCCGGAGATCTTCCATCCCCTGCCCAATGTGGAGCGCGAGTTTGATGCCGTGCTGAACGCACGTTGGCATGTTGTGAAGCGGCATCACTTGCTCTTTGATGCCATGCGGAAGATGGCGGACCCGTCCTACAAACTCGCCATTGTCGCCCCGCATCACGATGACGAAGGCGATCGCGCCCTCCTGCTGGATATGATCCGGATTTATGGCTTGAGCCAGCAGATTACGATTTACGAGAACCTCGATGCGGCCGGCGTGAATGAGGTGCTGAACCGCTCGAAAGTAAATCTACTGCTATCGCGCCAGGAAGGGAGCAATCGAGCGATTTTCGAAGGATTCTTTGCGGGCGTACCGGGCCTGGCATTCGAGAATCATATTGGTCTGTCCAAGATGCATTTCCATCCGGATACAGGGCGCCTCATTGAGGAGTCGGATCTGTTGGAGAATCTTCTCTACTTCCGTTCGCACTGGAAGGACTTCAATCCAAGGCCCTGGGCACTCGCCAACATCGCGCCTGTCGTGACCACCGCAAAGCTGAACACCATTCTGAAGGAAATGGCGCTTGCGAGGGGAGAAGAGTGGAGCAGCGATATCGTACCGAAGTGCAATGTCCCGAATATCCGCTACTATCCTGTGCATGAATCAGGAGCGGCGCTTCCGACGGGGGAGGAGCTTCTGCAGCGCTTTCCTGCAACCCGTTCCCATGCGAGGCATCATAGTCAATAG
- a CDS encoding nicotinate phosphoribosyltransferase — protein sequence MRALYTDLYQLTMAAGYWMAGKQSELATFELFVRRLPPNRDYLVVCGLEQAIEYLTQLRFEEREIAYLRSLPQLSRAPEGFWDYLRAFRFRGDLFAVPEGTVMFPGEPLLTVRAPLIEAQIPETYLLSTIGFQTVIASKAARILASAAGRDVVEFGCRRAHAPEAGCLAGRASFLAGCAGTSNLEAGMRFAVPVFGTAAHSWILSFGDEKRSFQKLQELLGERTVQLIDTYDTLEGARNAVSVGRPLYAVRLDSGDLLSLSQDVRQILDAAGFHETKILATNDLDEHTIAALVQAGAPIDIFGVGTSLATSFDAPALSAVYKLVEIEAQGEVRYASKNSTGKRTIPGWKQVFRLADRDVVGVHDEVVPGGQALLRQVIANGEAVVDEKNIRRIQSYARQQIAQFGQPGRIVEQSDSLERLDRSCQFFQ from the coding sequence TTGCGCGCTCTTTACACAGATCTCTATCAGCTCACGATGGCCGCCGGGTATTGGATGGCGGGCAAGCAATCGGAGTTGGCGACCTTCGAGCTCTTTGTCCGCCGCTTGCCTCCGAATCGCGACTACCTTGTCGTTTGTGGTCTCGAGCAGGCGATCGAGTATCTGACGCAACTACGCTTTGAGGAGCGCGAGATCGCTTATCTGCGGAGCCTGCCGCAGTTGTCGCGGGCTCCTGAGGGCTTCTGGGATTACCTGCGCGCGTTCCGCTTCCGGGGCGACCTCTTTGCCGTTCCCGAAGGCACGGTGATGTTTCCTGGCGAGCCCCTGCTGACCGTGCGTGCCCCGCTGATCGAGGCCCAGATTCCAGAAACCTATCTGCTCAGTACGATCGGCTTCCAGACCGTCATCGCGAGCAAGGCGGCTCGCATTCTGGCGAGTGCGGCCGGACGGGATGTGGTGGAGTTTGGTTGCCGGCGCGCCCATGCTCCTGAGGCGGGATGTCTGGCCGGGCGGGCTTCTTTCCTTGCTGGTTGCGCGGGCACAAGCAATCTCGAAGCTGGAATGCGCTTTGCGGTTCCGGTCTTTGGCACTGCCGCGCATAGCTGGATTCTCAGCTTTGGCGATGAGAAGCGTTCCTTTCAGAAGTTGCAGGAACTGCTGGGGGAACGCACCGTACAACTGATCGATACCTATGACACGCTCGAGGGAGCTCGTAACGCGGTTTCCGTTGGACGGCCGCTCTATGCGGTGCGTCTCGATAGTGGCGATCTGTTGAGTCTCTCGCAGGATGTCCGTCAGATTCTCGATGCCGCTGGTTTCCACGAGACCAAGATCCTGGCAACCAATGATCTCGACGAGCACACGATCGCGGCACTCGTGCAGGCGGGCGCGCCCATCGACATCTTCGGCGTCGGCACCAGCCTTGCCACCAGTTTCGATGCTCCGGCTCTTTCGGCTGTTTATAAGCTGGTCGAGATTGAGGCGCAGGGCGAGGTCCGCTATGCGTCCAAGAACAGTACCGGCAAGCGAACGATCCCCGGTTGGAAGCAGGTCTTCCGGCTTGCGGACCGGGACGTGGTCGGGGTACACGACGAAGTTGTGCCAGGCGGACAAGCGCTCTTGCGGCAGGTGATTGCAAACGGAGAAGCGGTGGTGGATGAGAAGAACATTCGCCGCATCCAATCCTATGCACGGCAGCAGATTGCGCAGTTTGGACAGCCCGGCCGCATCGTCGAGCAGAGCGATTCTTTGGAGCGGCTCGATCGTTCCTGCCAATTCTTCCAATAA
- a CDS encoding DUF4340 domain-containing protein — MQSRGLLIGVSVLAVLCGWLWWSDKKADEAAKNPAKDAKTVRLTDLKTADLVEITVQHAGAPAVQLRKNGALWALSSEPKFAIENDAAVTLATNAASISSDKVVDDNANDLLQYGLDPGQISLEIKDKSGKTEKLLFGDETPVGNLYYVRKPGEKKVFTVPNYIKQGIDKSATDLRDKRLLLLDDANVSRLEVIRKGETLAFDRDKKGTWQLSKPQSYRTDTVVVDGLYNKLREAKLDPASTAEQQKTFAAQFAAGSPVATLQAVDGAGTQKMEVRKSKENLFLAKSSAVPGVYKISEELGAALDKTLEDFRSKKLLDFGFEDPTRIQIVSSGKTTLLEHKGEDWLLNGKKAEASTVHPVLEALRGFSAMKFVKAGLFTTPVFEVSITQSDAKTTEKLLVSKAGNFHYAKREGDSAEYEIDPKTLSDLEDAVKNVKEPGAVPKK; from the coding sequence ATGCAGTCTCGTGGATTACTGATTGGCGTTTCCGTACTGGCCGTGCTTTGCGGCTGGCTTTGGTGGAGCGATAAGAAGGCAGACGAAGCGGCGAAGAATCCGGCAAAGGATGCCAAGACGGTTCGCCTGACTGACCTGAAGACAGCCGACCTCGTCGAGATTACGGTGCAGCATGCCGGGGCGCCGGCGGTACAGCTCCGCAAGAACGGGGCTCTTTGGGCTCTGTCCTCAGAGCCCAAATTTGCGATCGAGAACGATGCCGCCGTCACTCTGGCCACCAACGCCGCCAGCATCTCGAGCGACAAGGTGGTGGACGATAACGCGAACGATCTCCTGCAGTACGGTCTGGACCCCGGCCAGATTTCGCTGGAGATCAAAGATAAGAGCGGCAAGACGGAGAAGCTGCTCTTCGGCGACGAGACCCCGGTGGGCAACCTGTACTATGTGCGCAAGCCGGGCGAGAAGAAGGTGTTCACGGTTCCAAACTACATCAAGCAAGGCATCGACAAATCGGCAACCGACCTGCGCGATAAGCGGCTGCTGCTGCTCGATGATGCCAATGTGAGCCGTCTCGAAGTGATTCGCAAGGGCGAGACGCTCGCCTTTGATCGGGACAAGAAAGGCACTTGGCAGCTCTCGAAACCACAGTCCTACCGTACCGACACCGTGGTGGTCGATGGGCTGTATAACAAGCTCCGGGAGGCGAAGCTCGACCCTGCCAGCACGGCAGAGCAGCAGAAGACTTTTGCGGCTCAGTTTGCGGCCGGATCGCCGGTAGCCACCCTCCAGGCCGTCGATGGCGCCGGCACGCAAAAGATGGAAGTGCGCAAGAGCAAAGAGAATCTCTTCCTCGCCAAATCCAGCGCCGTGCCCGGTGTTTACAAGATCTCCGAGGAACTGGGCGCCGCTCTCGACAAGACTCTCGAGGACTTCCGCTCCAAGAAGCTTCTCGACTTCGGCTTTGAAGACCCCACCCGCATCCAGATTGTTTCCAGTGGCAAGACCACGCTACTGGAGCACAAGGGCGAAGACTGGTTGCTGAATGGCAAGAAGGCGGAAGCCTCCACCGTGCATCCCGTCCTCGAGGCGCTGCGTGGCTTCTCTGCGATGAAGTTCGTCAAGGCCGGCTTGTTCACAACGCCAGTATTTGAAGTGAGCATCACGCAAAGCGACGCGAAGACTACCGAGAAGCTTCTGGTGTCGAAGGCGGGCAATTTCCACTATGCGAAACGCGAAGGCGATAGTGCGGAGTATGAGATCGATCCCAAGACGCTCAGCGACCTTGAAGATGCGGTGAAAAACGTCAAAGAGCCCGGCGCGGTTCCAAAGAAATAG